The following proteins are co-located in the Camelina sativa cultivar DH55 chromosome 12, Cs, whole genome shotgun sequence genome:
- the LOC104731171 gene encoding cysteine-rich receptor-like protein kinase 6 has translation MPSLVSFISLFLFSFLTIFRASAQNPSYIYHNCPNTTTYTSNSTYFTNLRTVLSSLSSRNAPYSTGFQNITVGQAPNRVTGLFLCRGDYSPEVCRSCVTFAVNDTLTRCPNEREVVVYYDECMLRYSNKSILSTVTYEGGLVMMNLNNISSIQNQIDGFISFVSSATRKGSIEAGNSERRFSTVKTALTAYQTLYGLLQCTPDLKRQDCIGCLQSCIDGMDLKRIGGRLFWPSCNVRYELYPFYNESAIQTPPPPPPPPPPSPPPLESSVSTPPMKSPSSSGKGVNSKSRLLLVVAIVVPIIAVVLLSIAGYCFLAKRKKKTYDAAPPSDSEVGNDIKAADSLQLDYRTIQTATNNFAERNKIGKGGFGVVYKGTFSNGKEVAVKRLSKNSRQGEAEFKTEVVVVAKLQHRNLVRLLGFSLQGEERILVYEYMPNKSLDYLLFDPTKQVQLDWTQRYKIIGGIARGILYLHEDSQLKIIHRDLKASNILLDVDINPKIADFGMARIFGLDQTQDNTSRIVGTYGYMSPEYAMHGQFSMKSDVYSFGVLVLEIISGRKNSSFDEADGGAQDLLTHAWRLWNNKAALALVDPLIVDNCQNSEVVRCIHIGLLCVQEDPVKRPTISTIFMMLTSNTVTLPLPRQPGFFIQGRPEKNLHGSDQSTTDKSGSIDDASITDLYPR, from the exons ATGCCTTCTTTGGTGTCTTTCATCTcccttttccttttctcattCCTCACTATCTTCAGAGCTTCTGCTCAAAATCCTTCTTACATATATCACAATTGTCCAAATACGACGACTTACACAAGTAACAGCACTTACTTTACCAATCTCAGAACCgttttgtcttctctttcttcccGTAACGCCCCTTACTCCACCGGGTTCCAAAACATCACGGTGGGACAAGCCCCCAACAGGGTCACCGGACTTTTCCTTTGCCGTGGAGATTACTCGCCGGAAGTATGTCGTAGCTGCGTCACCTTTGCCGTCAACGACACCTTAACTCGGTGTCCGAACGAGAGAGAGGTCGTGGTCTATTACGATGAGTGTATGCTCAGATACTCTAACAAGAGTATACTCTCGACCGTTACGTACGAAGGAGGATTAGTCATGATGAACCttaataatatttcttctattcaaaatcaaatagaCGGGTTCATAAGTTTTGTGTCGTCCGCGACGAGGAAAGGTTCCATTGAAGCAGGCAACAGTGAAAGAAGATTCTCTACGGTGAAGACGGCATTGACCGCATACCAGACTTTGTACGGGCTGCTTCAGTGCACTCCTGATCTTAAAAGACAAGACTGCATAGGCTGTTTGCAAAGTTGCATCGATGgaatggatcttaaaagaattGGAGGAAGACTTTTTTGGCCGAGTTGTAATGTAAGGTACGAACTTTACCCGTTCTACAACGAGAGTGCCATCCAAAcacccccaccaccaccacccccaccaccaccatcaccccCACCGCTTGAATCTTCGGTGTCTACTCCTCCGATGAAATCACCTTCATCATCTG GGAAGGGTGTGAATTCAAAATCAAGGCTTTTGTTAGTGGTAGCCATCGTTGTACCTATTATAGCGGTTGTTCTACTTTCAATAGCTGGTTATTGTTTCCttgcaaaaaggaaaaagaagactTATGACGCAGCACCTCCATCTGATTCTGAGG taggaaatgatataaaagcCGCAGACTCACTACAGCTAGACTATAGAACAATCCAAACTGCAACAAATAATTTTGCAGAAAGAAATAAGATTGGTAAAGGTGGATTTGGCGTGGTTTACAAG GGTACATTTTCAAATGGGAAAGAAGTTGCGGTGAAGAGATTGTCGAAAAACTCAAGACAAGGTGAAGCCGAGTTCAAGACCGAGGTTGTTGTAGTTGCAAAGCTTCAGCACAGAAATTTGGTTAGGCTTCTAGGGTTTTCGCTACAAGGAGAAGAAAGGATATTGGTGTACGAGTATATGCCAAACAAAAGCCTTGATTATTTACTCTTTG ACCCTACAAAGCAAGTTCAGCTGGACTGGACGCAACGATACAAGATCATTGGAGGAATTGCTCGAGGGATTCTATATCTCCATGAAGATTCACAGCTCAAAATTATACACCGTGACCTTAAAGCGAGTAACATTCTCCTAGATGTGGATATAAATCCAAAAATTGCAGATTTTGGAATGGCTAGGATCTTCGGATTGGACCAAACGCAGGATAACACAAGCAGAATAGTTGGCACCTA CGGTTACATGTCTCCTGAATATGCGATGCATGGCCAATTCTCAATGAAATCTGATGTCTATAGCTTTGGCGTGTTAGTTCTTGAGATTATAAGTGGTAGGAAGAATAGCAGCTTCGACGAGGCAGACGGCGGCGCACAAGACTTGCTCACACAT GCTTGGAGGCTCTGGAATAACAAAGCAGCATTAGCCCTCGTGGATCCACTTATAGTAGATAATTGCCAGAATAGTGAAGTGGTTCGATGCATCCATATCGGTCTTTTATGTGTTCAAGAAGATCCTGTAAAGCGTCCAACAATATCAACCATTTTCATGATGCTCACTAGTAATACTGTGACTTTACCACTGCCTCGACAACCAGGGTTTTTCATTCAAGGTAGACCCGAAAAGAACCTGCATGGTTCAGATCAATCTACCACGGACAAGTCAGGGTCTATTGACGATGCATCAATCACTGATTTATATCCTCGCTAA
- the LOC104731173 gene encoding cysteine-rich receptor-like protein kinase 8 isoform X2: MSSLVSFICLFLFSFLTSFRASAQNPIYLGRFCPNTTTYSRNSTYFTNLKTLLSSLSSRNASYSTGFQNATWGQSPNRVTGIFLCRGDCSPEVCRSCVTFAVNETLTRCPYEREVVLYYDQCMLRYSHRNILSTLTYDGHLFMQNMNNISSNQNQIELFIATVSSSMNRAATEAVKSSRNFYTIKTELTKFQTFYGLLQCTPDLTRQDCMSCLLHSVGGMSLYRIGARLLYPSCNARYELYAFYNETGIKTPSPPPLPSSPPLQSPVSTPPVISPSLPGKGGNSNMLVVAIVVLIIVAVLLFIAGYCFLAKRAKKVYDTAPASEVDDITTIESLQLDYRTVQAATNDYSENNKIGRGGFGEVYKGTLSNGTDVAVKRLSKSSGQGETEFKNEVVVVAKLQHRNLVRLLGFSLQGEERILVYEYMPNKSLDYFLFDPSKQIQLDWTRRYNIIGGVVRGILYLHQDSRLTIIHRDLKASNILLDADINPKIADFGMARIFGLDQTQENTSRIVGTFGYMSPEYALHGQFSMKSDVYSFGVLVLEIISGRKNSNFDETSNSQDLVTHAWRLWSNGTALDLVDQVILDNCQKSEVVRCIHISLLCVQNDPVQRPTMSTICVMLTSNTITLPVPQQPGFSIQSRPEKDPLDSDQSTSTKSDPVYVDDASITYIYPP, translated from the exons ATGTCTTCTTTGGTATCTTTCATCTGCCTTTTCCTGTTCTCATTTCTCACTAGCTTCAGAGCTTCTGCTCAAAATCCTATTTACCTAGGTCGTTTTTGTCCAAATACGACAACGTATTCAAGGAACAGCACTTACTTCAccaatctcaaaacccttttgtcctctctctcttcccgtAACGCCTCTTACTCCACCGGATTCCAAAACGCCACGTGGGGACAATCCCCCAACAGGGTCACCGGAATTTTCCTTTGCCGCGGAGATTGTTCGCCGGAAGTATGTCGTAGCTGCGTCACCTTTGCCGTTAACGAAACCTTAACTCGGTGTCCGTATGAGAGAGAGGTCGTGCTGTATTACGATCAGTGTATGCTCAGATACTCTCACAGGAATATTCTATCGACCCTTACGTACGACGGACATCTTTTCATGCAAAACATgaataatatttcttctaatcaaaatcaaatagaaCTGTTCATAGCTACGGTGTCCTCCTCGATGAACCGAGCTGCCACCGAAGCAGTCAAAAGTTCTAGAAATTTTTATACGATAAAGACGGAATTGACCAAATTTCAGACTTTTTACGGGCTGCTTCAGTGCACTCCTGATCTAACAAGACAGGACTGCATGAGCTGTTTGCTACATTCGGTCGGCGGAATGTCTCTTTACCGAATTGGAGCAAGACTTCTTTATCCGAGTTGTAATGCAAGGTACGAGCTTTATGCGTTTTACAACGAAACCGGCATTAAaacaccatcaccaccaccactaccatCATCACCACCGCTACAGTCGCCTGTGTCTACTCCTCCGGTGATATCTCCTTCACTACCTG GGAAAGGTGGGAATTCAAATATGTTAGTGGTAGCCATTGTTGTGCTTATTATAGTGGCTGTTCTGCTTTTCATAGCTGGTTATTGTTTCCTTGCAAAAAGGGCTAAGAAGGTTTATGACACAGCGCCTGCATCTGAGG TAGATGATATAACAACCATAGAGTCGTTGCAACTTGATTATAGAACAGTTCAAGCTGCAACAAATGATTATTCAGAGAATAATAAGATTGGTCGAGGTGGATTTGGTGAGGTTTACAAG GGTACACTTTCGAATGGGACTGATGTTGCGGTGAAGAGATTATCAAAATCATCAGGACAAGGTGAAacagagttcaagaacgaggttgttgttgttgcaaagCTTCAGCACAGAAATTTGGTTAGGCTTCTAGGGTTTTCGCTACAAGGAGAAGAAAGGATATTGGTGTACGAGTATATGCCCAACAAAAGCCTTGATTACTTCCTCTTTG ACCCTTCAAAGCAGATTCAGCTGGACTGGACTCGCCGATACAATATCATTGGAGGAGTTGTTCGGGGAATTCTTTATCTCCATCAAGATTCTCGGCTCACAATCATACACCGTGACCTAAAAGCAAGTAACATTCTCCTAGATGCGGATATAAATCCCAAAATTGCGGATTTTGGAATGGCTAGGATCTTCGGATTGGACCAAACCCAAGAGAACACAAGCAGAATAGTTGGTACCTT CGGTTACATGTCTCCTGAATATGCGTTGCATGGCCAGTTCTCAATGAAATCTGATGTCTATAGCTTTGGAGTGTTAGTTCTTGAGATTATAAGCGGTAGGAAGAATAGCAACTTTGACGAGACAAGCAACTCACAAGACTTGGTCACACAT GCTTGGAGGCTCTGGAGTAACGGAACAGCATTAGACCTTGTGGATCAAGTTATATTAGATAACTGCCAGAAGAGTGAAGTGGTTCGATGCATCCATATCAGTCTTTTATGTGTTCAAAACGATCCGGTACAACGTCCGACAATGTCAACCATTTGTGTGATGCTCACTAGTAATACTATCACTTTACCAGTGCCTCAACAACCAGGGTTTTCCATTCAAAGTAGACCCGAAAAGGACCCGCTTGATTCAGATCAATCTACGTCGACCAAGTCAGATccagtatatgttgatgatgcaTCGATCACTTATATATATCCTCCTTGA
- the LOC104731173 gene encoding cysteine-rich receptor-like protein kinase 8 isoform X3 codes for MSSLVSFICLFLFSFLTSFRASAQNPIYLGRFCPNTTTYSRNSTYFTNLKTLLSSLSSRNASYSTGFQNATWGQSPNRVTGIFLCRGDCSPEVCRSCVTFAVNETLTRCPYEREVVLYYDQCMLRYSHRNILSTLTYDGHLFMQNMNNISSNQNQIELFIATVSSSMNRAATEAVKSSRNFYTIKTELTKFQTFYGLLQCTPDLTRQDCMSCLLHSVGGMSLYRIGARLLYPSCNARYELYAFYNETGIKTPSPPPLPSSPPLQSPVSTPPVISPSLPGKGGNSNMLVVAIVVLIIVAVLLFIAGYCFLAKRAKKVYDTAPASEDDITTIESLQLDYRTVQAATNDYSENNKIGRGGFGEVYKGTLSNGTDVAVKRLSKSSGQGETEFKNEVVVVAKLQHRNLVRLLGFSLQGEERILVYEYMPNKSLDYFLFDPSKQIQLDWTRRYNIIGGVVRGILYLHQDSRLTIIHRDLKASNILLDADINPKIADFGMARIFGLDQTQENTSRIVGTFGYMSPEYALHGQFSMKSDVYSFGVLVLEIISGRKNSNFDETSNSQDLVTHAWRLWSNGTALDLVDQVILDNCQKSEVVRCIHISLLCVQNDPVQRPTMSTICVMLTSNTITLPVPQQPGFSIQSRPEKDPLDSDQSTSTKSDPVYVDDASITYIYPP; via the exons ATGTCTTCTTTGGTATCTTTCATCTGCCTTTTCCTGTTCTCATTTCTCACTAGCTTCAGAGCTTCTGCTCAAAATCCTATTTACCTAGGTCGTTTTTGTCCAAATACGACAACGTATTCAAGGAACAGCACTTACTTCAccaatctcaaaacccttttgtcctctctctcttcccgtAACGCCTCTTACTCCACCGGATTCCAAAACGCCACGTGGGGACAATCCCCCAACAGGGTCACCGGAATTTTCCTTTGCCGCGGAGATTGTTCGCCGGAAGTATGTCGTAGCTGCGTCACCTTTGCCGTTAACGAAACCTTAACTCGGTGTCCGTATGAGAGAGAGGTCGTGCTGTATTACGATCAGTGTATGCTCAGATACTCTCACAGGAATATTCTATCGACCCTTACGTACGACGGACATCTTTTCATGCAAAACATgaataatatttcttctaatcaaaatcaaatagaaCTGTTCATAGCTACGGTGTCCTCCTCGATGAACCGAGCTGCCACCGAAGCAGTCAAAAGTTCTAGAAATTTTTATACGATAAAGACGGAATTGACCAAATTTCAGACTTTTTACGGGCTGCTTCAGTGCACTCCTGATCTAACAAGACAGGACTGCATGAGCTGTTTGCTACATTCGGTCGGCGGAATGTCTCTTTACCGAATTGGAGCAAGACTTCTTTATCCGAGTTGTAATGCAAGGTACGAGCTTTATGCGTTTTACAACGAAACCGGCATTAAaacaccatcaccaccaccactaccatCATCACCACCGCTACAGTCGCCTGTGTCTACTCCTCCGGTGATATCTCCTTCACTACCTG GGAAAGGTGGGAATTCAAATATGTTAGTGGTAGCCATTGTTGTGCTTATTATAGTGGCTGTTCTGCTTTTCATAGCTGGTTATTGTTTCCTTGCAAAAAGGGCTAAGAAGGTTTATGACACAGCGCCTGCATCTGAGG ATGATATAACAACCATAGAGTCGTTGCAACTTGATTATAGAACAGTTCAAGCTGCAACAAATGATTATTCAGAGAATAATAAGATTGGTCGAGGTGGATTTGGTGAGGTTTACAAG GGTACACTTTCGAATGGGACTGATGTTGCGGTGAAGAGATTATCAAAATCATCAGGACAAGGTGAAacagagttcaagaacgaggttgttgttgttgcaaagCTTCAGCACAGAAATTTGGTTAGGCTTCTAGGGTTTTCGCTACAAGGAGAAGAAAGGATATTGGTGTACGAGTATATGCCCAACAAAAGCCTTGATTACTTCCTCTTTG ACCCTTCAAAGCAGATTCAGCTGGACTGGACTCGCCGATACAATATCATTGGAGGAGTTGTTCGGGGAATTCTTTATCTCCATCAAGATTCTCGGCTCACAATCATACACCGTGACCTAAAAGCAAGTAACATTCTCCTAGATGCGGATATAAATCCCAAAATTGCGGATTTTGGAATGGCTAGGATCTTCGGATTGGACCAAACCCAAGAGAACACAAGCAGAATAGTTGGTACCTT CGGTTACATGTCTCCTGAATATGCGTTGCATGGCCAGTTCTCAATGAAATCTGATGTCTATAGCTTTGGAGTGTTAGTTCTTGAGATTATAAGCGGTAGGAAGAATAGCAACTTTGACGAGACAAGCAACTCACAAGACTTGGTCACACAT GCTTGGAGGCTCTGGAGTAACGGAACAGCATTAGACCTTGTGGATCAAGTTATATTAGATAACTGCCAGAAGAGTGAAGTGGTTCGATGCATCCATATCAGTCTTTTATGTGTTCAAAACGATCCGGTACAACGTCCGACAATGTCAACCATTTGTGTGATGCTCACTAGTAATACTATCACTTTACCAGTGCCTCAACAACCAGGGTTTTCCATTCAAAGTAGACCCGAAAAGGACCCGCTTGATTCAGATCAATCTACGTCGACCAAGTCAGATccagtatatgttgatgatgcaTCGATCACTTATATATATCCTCCTTGA
- the LOC104731173 gene encoding cysteine-rich receptor-like protein kinase 8 isoform X1, with the protein MSSLVSFICLFLFSFLTSFRASAQNPIYLGRFCPNTTTYSRNSTYFTNLKTLLSSLSSRNASYSTGFQNATWGQSPNRVTGIFLCRGDCSPEVCRSCVTFAVNETLTRCPYEREVVLYYDQCMLRYSHRNILSTLTYDGHLFMQNMNNISSNQNQIELFIATVSSSMNRAATEAVKSSRNFYTIKTELTKFQTFYGLLQCTPDLTRQDCMSCLLHSVGGMSLYRIGARLLYPSCNARYELYAFYNETGIKTPSPPPLPSSPPLQSPVSTPPVISPSLPGKGGNSNMLVVAIVVLIIVAVLLFIAGYCFLAKRAKKVYDTAPASEGKDDITTIESLQLDYRTVQAATNDYSENNKIGRGGFGEVYKGTLSNGTDVAVKRLSKSSGQGETEFKNEVVVVAKLQHRNLVRLLGFSLQGEERILVYEYMPNKSLDYFLFDPSKQIQLDWTRRYNIIGGVVRGILYLHQDSRLTIIHRDLKASNILLDADINPKIADFGMARIFGLDQTQENTSRIVGTFGYMSPEYALHGQFSMKSDVYSFGVLVLEIISGRKNSNFDETSNSQDLVTHAWRLWSNGTALDLVDQVILDNCQKSEVVRCIHISLLCVQNDPVQRPTMSTICVMLTSNTITLPVPQQPGFSIQSRPEKDPLDSDQSTSTKSDPVYVDDASITYIYPP; encoded by the exons ATGTCTTCTTTGGTATCTTTCATCTGCCTTTTCCTGTTCTCATTTCTCACTAGCTTCAGAGCTTCTGCTCAAAATCCTATTTACCTAGGTCGTTTTTGTCCAAATACGACAACGTATTCAAGGAACAGCACTTACTTCAccaatctcaaaacccttttgtcctctctctcttcccgtAACGCCTCTTACTCCACCGGATTCCAAAACGCCACGTGGGGACAATCCCCCAACAGGGTCACCGGAATTTTCCTTTGCCGCGGAGATTGTTCGCCGGAAGTATGTCGTAGCTGCGTCACCTTTGCCGTTAACGAAACCTTAACTCGGTGTCCGTATGAGAGAGAGGTCGTGCTGTATTACGATCAGTGTATGCTCAGATACTCTCACAGGAATATTCTATCGACCCTTACGTACGACGGACATCTTTTCATGCAAAACATgaataatatttcttctaatcaaaatcaaatagaaCTGTTCATAGCTACGGTGTCCTCCTCGATGAACCGAGCTGCCACCGAAGCAGTCAAAAGTTCTAGAAATTTTTATACGATAAAGACGGAATTGACCAAATTTCAGACTTTTTACGGGCTGCTTCAGTGCACTCCTGATCTAACAAGACAGGACTGCATGAGCTGTTTGCTACATTCGGTCGGCGGAATGTCTCTTTACCGAATTGGAGCAAGACTTCTTTATCCGAGTTGTAATGCAAGGTACGAGCTTTATGCGTTTTACAACGAAACCGGCATTAAaacaccatcaccaccaccactaccatCATCACCACCGCTACAGTCGCCTGTGTCTACTCCTCCGGTGATATCTCCTTCACTACCTG GGAAAGGTGGGAATTCAAATATGTTAGTGGTAGCCATTGTTGTGCTTATTATAGTGGCTGTTCTGCTTTTCATAGCTGGTTATTGTTTCCTTGCAAAAAGGGCTAAGAAGGTTTATGACACAGCGCCTGCATCTGAGGGTAAAG ATGATATAACAACCATAGAGTCGTTGCAACTTGATTATAGAACAGTTCAAGCTGCAACAAATGATTATTCAGAGAATAATAAGATTGGTCGAGGTGGATTTGGTGAGGTTTACAAG GGTACACTTTCGAATGGGACTGATGTTGCGGTGAAGAGATTATCAAAATCATCAGGACAAGGTGAAacagagttcaagaacgaggttgttgttgttgcaaagCTTCAGCACAGAAATTTGGTTAGGCTTCTAGGGTTTTCGCTACAAGGAGAAGAAAGGATATTGGTGTACGAGTATATGCCCAACAAAAGCCTTGATTACTTCCTCTTTG ACCCTTCAAAGCAGATTCAGCTGGACTGGACTCGCCGATACAATATCATTGGAGGAGTTGTTCGGGGAATTCTTTATCTCCATCAAGATTCTCGGCTCACAATCATACACCGTGACCTAAAAGCAAGTAACATTCTCCTAGATGCGGATATAAATCCCAAAATTGCGGATTTTGGAATGGCTAGGATCTTCGGATTGGACCAAACCCAAGAGAACACAAGCAGAATAGTTGGTACCTT CGGTTACATGTCTCCTGAATATGCGTTGCATGGCCAGTTCTCAATGAAATCTGATGTCTATAGCTTTGGAGTGTTAGTTCTTGAGATTATAAGCGGTAGGAAGAATAGCAACTTTGACGAGACAAGCAACTCACAAGACTTGGTCACACAT GCTTGGAGGCTCTGGAGTAACGGAACAGCATTAGACCTTGTGGATCAAGTTATATTAGATAACTGCCAGAAGAGTGAAGTGGTTCGATGCATCCATATCAGTCTTTTATGTGTTCAAAACGATCCGGTACAACGTCCGACAATGTCAACCATTTGTGTGATGCTCACTAGTAATACTATCACTTTACCAGTGCCTCAACAACCAGGGTTTTCCATTCAAAGTAGACCCGAAAAGGACCCGCTTGATTCAGATCAATCTACGTCGACCAAGTCAGATccagtatatgttgatgatgcaTCGATCACTTATATATATCCTCCTTGA